Below is a genomic region from Corallococcus macrosporus.
CCGCCGGGCGCGGCTGCGACCGTCCGACGTGGGGCTGCCCGAGGGTGGGCGGCGGCGCACGCCGGGGCTGCGGCGCGAGGAGGTCGCGCAGCTCGCCGACGTGGGGGCGAGCTGGTACACGTGGCTCGAGCAGGGGCGCGACATCCAGGTTTCGGAAGCGGTGCTCGAGCGACTTTCGAGCGCGCTGCGCCTCGATGCGGCGGAACGTTCGTACCTGTTCGAGCTTGCCCAAGGTCGCTCGCCCCGTCCGCTTGCCGCGACGCCGCCGATCGTGAGCCCCCTGCTCGCGGGCACGATCGAGGCGCATCGTCATCCGGCGACTGTCTCGACCCTGCGCTGGGACGTCGTCGCGATGAACGGGCCCGCGCTGAAGCTCTGGGGTGATCTGCGTGGCACGAATGCCCTGCGGAATCTCTTCCTCGGCAAGGGACCGCCGCTCGTCACGGTGGAGCGCGAGGCACACGCACGAAACCTCGTTGCGCGCTTTCGCTCGGAAGCCGCACGCGCGAGTGCCCACGAGCAGTTCCAGGAGCTTGCGGACGAACTGCTGGCAAAGAGCCCCGAGTTCCGCCGGCTCTGGACGCAGCATGACCTGGATGCCGAGCCCGAGGGCACGAAGGTCGTCGACATCCCCGGAACCGGCCGCATCGAGCTCGCGCACGTGACGCTGATGCACATCGAGCCGGACGCACGTACGCTTCGAGTCCTCTTCTATTCTCCCGTCGGCCCCGAGAGCGCGCAGCGAATGGCGCGTGCTCTCGCGGAACGTTGAAAGCAAGAAGACCGTCAGGCGCTCCTGGCTGCGGGCGGCGCCTCCCGGCCCTCGCGGACGTGGACCACCACCTTCCCAATGGCTCGCCGCTCCGCGAGGGTGCGCAGTCCTTCGGCGGTCGCTTCCAGGGGGAGCCGGAGGGTGATGCGCGGGAGGATGCGGCCCTGCGCGTACCAGGCGAAGAGCTGATCCATGGTTTCGCGCAGCGCGGCCGGGTCGTGGTAGCGGAAGTAGCGCAGCGACGAGCCCAGCACCGCGCGGTGCTTCACGAGCAGCCGGTGGGCGGGGATGCTCGGAGCCTGTCCCGCGGCGAAGCCCACGAGGACGTAGCGGCCCCCCCAGCCCAGCGTCGAGAGCGCCGGGTCGAAGAGCGGTCCGCCGACCGGATCCACGCAGACGTTCACGCCCGCTGAACCCGACTCAGAGAGGACCTGCTCCTTCCAGGCCGCGTCAGCGGAGCAGATGACCCGGTCCGCTCCGGCTTCGCGCGCGATGGCGAGCTTGTCCGGGGTGCTCGCGACCGCGATGACCGTGGCGCCCAGCGCCTTGCCCAGCTGCACCGCCGCGAGCCCCACGCCTCCGCTCGCTCCGAGCACGAGGAGCACCTCCGAAGGCTTCAGGTGGGCGACGCGGATCAGTGCCAGCGCGGTGCTCACGTAGGCGCTGGTCAACGCCGCGGCGACGTCGAAGGAGACTCCCGCCGGCAGCAGGAACGTCTCCTGGGCGGAGGCCACGGCCTGCTCGGCGTAGCCTCCGTGCCAGAGGATGGCCACGACCCGGTCCCCGGTCTTGAAGCCCGAGCCCTCCGGGGCGCTAGCGATGGTCCCCGCGGCCTCCAGCCCCGGAACGAAGGGCAGCTCGGGCCGGGTCTGATAGGTCCCGCCGATCATGAGGAGGTCGGCGAAGTTCACGCTGCACGCATGCACGTCGATGCTCACCTCGCCGGGCTTCGGAACAGGCTCGGGGACATTCGTGAGGGTGAGTTGCTCGGGTCCGCCCCACCTCCCACAGACCATTGCTCGCACGTCATCGCTCCTGGGTGGAAGTGAGGCTTCGCCAGAGGTCTTCGTTCGCGGGCAGGCTCAGTGCCTCCGACACCAACTGCTCGAGCTGCTCCGGGCTGCGCGCGCCAACGAGGATCGACGTCACGAAGGGGCAGTGCACCAGCCACCAGGTGGCGACGCCGGAGGGTGACAGCGCGTGGGCGGAGGCCAGGGCCTTCAAGTGTTCGACCCGGGCCGCGTTCTCCGGGGTCCAGGCCTTCGCGTAGAGGTCCCGGCGCTGTCCGATGCGCGTGCCCTCAGGAATCTCCCCCGCCATGGCGTACCTGCCGCTCAGCAGGCCGCCCGCCAGCGGTGAATAGGGCGTGTACTGAAGCCCCAGTTTCGCGCAGGCCTCCAGCACACCGTTCCGCGCGTCGTCCTGTTCGAGCAGGTTGAAGCGGTTCTGGACCCAGCCGAAGCCCACCGGGCCTCCAGCGCGTGGAGCTGCACAGCGCCAGAGGTCGCCTGCGGCGACGTTCGACAAGCCGAAACGGCGGACCTTCCCTGCCCTCACGAGTGACTGGAAGGTTTCGAGGACATCGTCCCAAGGCGTCGCGGGATCGGGCACGTGCGACAGGTAGAAGTCGAGCGTGTCGATGCGAAGACGCGCGAGCGAGCGGTCCACCTCCGCGAACACATGCTTCCGTCCGAGCCCACCGCGAAGGCCCACCTTGGACGAGATGAGCACCCGGTCCCGCATCGCGGCGCCGCGCGAGGCCAACCAGGCGCCGATGATGGCTTCGCTGGCACCGTCCGCGTAGGTGCCTGCCGTGTCGATGATGTTGATCCCCAGCGCCACAGCGCGATCCAGGAGCGCATGGGCTTCGGCTTCGGTCTCTCCCTGGCCGAGCAGCTTCCGGGAGCTGCCGATGCCGCCGAAGTTCGCTGCCCCCAGGGCGAAGACCGACACGTTGATGCCACCAAGCTTGCGGTAGATCACGTCCGCCACGCCTCCGGGAACGGCAACGCAAGGTCGCCCTCCCATGCACCCGAGGAACCGATCAACGTGAAGTGCGCCGTGTAGGTCGCTGCGGGCTCGCCCTGGTCGATGAAGACCTGCGACGTGGCCGTGAGCCGCACCTTGCCTCCCTGGCGAAGCGTGTCGGCCTCCAGCGGGGGCAACGCGTCACACCTAGCCCGGTAGTCGCACGCGATGGGCCGGTGGATGGCGAACTCACAGCGACGCAGCAGGATCTGCACGGCGATTCGCTCTGCCCAAGCCGCTCGCACGAGCAGCAGCCAGGGAGCGAGCCCCGCCGAAGTGAACACACCCGGGCCGAACGCCGTCCCCCGGTGGTTCAAGGAAGGGCCCAGCGGCGCCACAAGCACGATGCGGCCGGGCTCGAACTCCTCGAAGCGGATCCCCAGGAACTTCGTCATGGGAATGCGTTCATGAAGATCCCTCGCCAGATGCGCGAGCACGTCCTCTCGGTCATCGGGTTGGATGTTCATGGCGCCGCCACCTGAAGGTCGGGGCCGGCCTCGATCACGACGTGGTAGTGGTTGCCTCCGCTTCCCGCCGCGTTGACTGCCGCGAAGCGCGCATCCTTCAGACCCTGCGACTCCATGATGACGCGCAGGTTGTCGGCTGCTCCTACGAGCGGTGCCGTCACGCCCACTGTCGCGGGGACCTCCTTCGCGGCCAATGTGAACAGTGCCTTCATCAGGCTCGCGGCTCCCGCTGCCGCTCCGGTGTGACCGATGTTCGGCATGACCGAGCCGATGGGGAGTGCCCGGGCTCTCGCGGTGGCGAGTGTCCTTCCCAGGGCGGCCAACTCTCCCTGGTCGCTGGCGGGATGGCCACTGCCGAAGCACTCCACGAAGGCGAGCGCGTCCGCGGGCACGTCACACCGTGACCATGCTCGCCGGATGGCCAGGCTCATCGCGGGTTCAGAGACGAGGCCGTGGTCCTGGGGCGTTCCGAACGCGCTCCCGATCGCTCGAATGATCCCGAGCACCGGCTCGCCACGCTCCTGTGCGTCCGACAGGCGCCGCAGCAGGCACACCGTGGCGCCTTCTCCGGGCAGATAGCCGTCAGAGGACGCGTCGAACGCGGTTGGCGTCTCCCGGCGGGACAGCAGCCCCAGCGTGCCTTCGTCCGCCATGCGCGTCACTCCGAGCCGCATGTCCGCCGTCGCCCAGAAGACCGCGTCGGCTTCTCTCGATGCCAGCCGGCCGCAGGCGACCTCCAGTC
It encodes:
- a CDS encoding helix-turn-helix transcriptional regulator, coding for MTAASLSSPRSELGHFLRTRRARLRPSDVGLPEGGRRRTPGLRREEVAQLADVGASWYTWLEQGRDIQVSEAVLERLSSALRLDAAERSYLFELAQGRSPRPLAATPPIVSPLLAGTIEAHRHPATVSTLRWDVVAMNGPALKLWGDLRGTNALRNLFLGKGPPLVTVEREAHARNLVARFRSEAARASAHEQFQELADELLAKSPEFRRLWTQHDLDAEPEGTKVVDIPGTGRIELAHVTLMHIEPDARTLRVLFYSPVGPESAQRMARALAER
- a CDS encoding aldo/keto reductase, whose amino-acid sequence is MIYRKLGGINVSVFALGAANFGGIGSSRKLLGQGETEAEAHALLDRAVALGINIIDTAGTYADGASEAIIGAWLASRGAAMRDRVLISSKVGLRGGLGRKHVFAEVDRSLARLRIDTLDFYLSHVPDPATPWDDVLETFQSLVRAGKVRRFGLSNVAAGDLWRCAAPRAGGPVGFGWVQNRFNLLEQDDARNGVLEACAKLGLQYTPYSPLAGGLLSGRYAMAGEIPEGTRIGQRRDLYAKAWTPENAARVEHLKALASAHALSPSGVATWWLVHCPFVTSILVGARSPEQLEQLVSEALSLPANEDLWRSLTSTQER
- a CDS encoding YiiD C-terminal domain-containing protein, encoding MNIQPDDREDVLAHLARDLHERIPMTKFLGIRFEEFEPGRIVLVAPLGPSLNHRGTAFGPGVFTSAGLAPWLLLVRAAWAERIAVQILLRRCEFAIHRPIACDYRARCDALPPLEADTLRQGGKVRLTATSQVFIDQGEPAATYTAHFTLIGSSGAWEGDLALPFPEAWRT
- a CDS encoding NADPH:quinone oxidoreductase family protein, with translation MVCGRWGGPEQLTLTNVPEPVPKPGEVSIDVHACSVNFADLLMIGGTYQTRPELPFVPGLEAAGTIASAPEGSGFKTGDRVVAILWHGGYAEQAVASAQETFLLPAGVSFDVAAALTSAYVSTALALIRVAHLKPSEVLLVLGASGGVGLAAVQLGKALGATVIAVASTPDKLAIAREAGADRVICSADAAWKEQVLSESGSAGVNVCVDPVGGPLFDPALSTLGWGGRYVLVGFAAGQAPSIPAHRLLVKHRAVLGSSLRYFRYHDPAALRETMDQLFAWYAQGRILPRITLRLPLEATAEGLRTLAERRAIGKVVVHVREGREAPPAARSA